In Populus trichocarpa isolate Nisqually-1 chromosome 16, P.trichocarpa_v4.1, whole genome shotgun sequence, a genomic segment contains:
- the LOC18106204 gene encoding tRNA ligase 1 isoform X1, with product MKQRILCSRIFTLPFYSTNFIPVRASISIARLFTLPSLSLSHPNIIMPQRGQQKCKAEADTDKAASSSSMPSAVAEAVTNRMGGLSIIAENEVHKTISKPKSYQTIANADVENVSETTPKSSASLSKIFKGNLLENFTLDDSTYSLAQIRATFYPKFENEKSDQEIRARMIEVVSKGLGTLEVTLKHSGSLFMYAGHEGGAYAKNSFGNVYTAVGVFVLGRMFQEAWGTAAGKKQVEFNDFLEINRMCISMELVTAVLGDHGQRPREDYVVVTAVTELGNGKPKFYSTPEVIAFCRKWRLPTNHVWLFSTRKSVTSFFAAYDALCEEGLATTVCRALDEVADISVPGSIDHIKVQGEILEGLVARIVGHESSKHMEEVLREYPPPPVEGAGLDLGPSLREICAANRSDEKQQIKALLQSVGSSFCPNFSDWFGVESGDSHSKNADRSVVSKFLQAHPSDFSTTKLQEMIRLMRERRLPAAFKCYHNFHKIGSVSVDNLFYKLVIHVHSDSAFRRYQKEMRYKPGLWPLYRGFFVDINLFKANKERAAEIAKNNNIDGNVNDRAKDGLADDDANLMIKLKFLTYKLRTFLIRNGLSTLFKDGPSAYKAYYLRQMKIWGTSAGKQQELSKMLDEWAVHIRRKCGKKQLSSSIYLTEAESFLEQYASRSPENQVLIGSAGSFVRAEDFMAIIEGGRDEEGDLEMDKEVVSPSPISSFKETVQKDKGLIVFFPGIPGCAKSVLCKELLNAPGGLGDDRPVHSLMGDLIKGKYWQKIADERRKKPYSVILADKNAPNEEVWRQIEGMCRSTQASAVPVIPDSEGTDSNPFSLDALAVFMFRVLQRVNHPGNLDKSSPNAGFVLLMFYHLYDGKNRTEFESELIERFGSLVKMPLLRPDRSSLPDPVRLILEEGINLYRLHTNAHGRLESTKGSYGKEWVKWEKQLREVLIGSAEHLNSIQVPFESAVKQVSEQLQNIIKGEYTPPSTEMRKLGTIIFAAVSLPATEISSLLDKLVENNPKVKSFLKDKDMEHNLKKAHLTLAHKRSHGVTAVARYGHLLHQKVPVELTALLFTDEMAALEAEVGSVDGEKVIPKNEWPHVTLWTGEKIAAKEANRLPQLLLEGKAIRIEINPPIIISGELEFY from the exons ATGAAGCAGAGGATCCTCTGCTCTCGCATTTTCACTCTCCCTTTTTATTCTACAAACTTCATTCCTGTTCGAGCCTCCATATCCATAGCTCGCCTTTTCACTCTCccttccctttctctttctcaCCCCAATATAATCATGCCTCAG AGAGGACAACAAAAGTGTAAAGCCGAGGCAGATACCGATAAGGCGGCTTCTTCTTCATCGATGCCAAGTGCGGTGGCTGAAGCAGTCACTAACAGAATGGGTGGGTTGAGTATAATAGCTGAAAACGAAGTACATAAAACTATTTCGAAGCCTAAGTCTTATCAAACAATTGCCAATGCTGATGTTGAAAATGTGTCCGAAACAACTCCAAAAAGCAGTGCAAGTTTGAGCAAAATATTCAAGGGTAATTTGTTGGAGAATTTTACATTGGACGATTCGACCTATTCACTTGCTCAAATAAGAGCCACTTTCTATCctaaatttgaaaatgaaaagtcTGATCAAGAG ATTAGGGCCAGGATGATAGAGGTGGTGTCTAAAGGGTTGGGAACCTTGGAG GTAACTCTTAAACATTCTGGGTCACTTTTTATGTATGCGGGTCATGAAGGTGGAGCGTATGCCAAAAATAGTTTTGGGAATGT ATACACTGCTGTTGGTGTCTTTGTTCTTGGACGGATGTTTCAAGAGGCATGGGGAACTGCAGCTGGAAAGAAGCAAGTGGAGTTCAATGATTTTCTTGAG ATAAACCGCATGTGCATATCAATGGAACTAGTTACTGCTGTTCTAGGAGACCATGGGCAACGCCCTCGAGAAGATTATG TGGTGGTGACGGCAGTCACAGAACTGGGCAATGGAAAGCCAAAGTTCTACTCAACTCCTGAAGTGATTGCCTTTTGTCGGAAATGGCGCCTTCCAACAAATCATGTTTGGTTGTTCTCAACAAG GAAATCAGTGACATCCTTTTTTGCGGCCTATGATGCATTGTGTGAGGAAGGATTGGCAACAACTGTATGTAGGGCTCTTGATGAAGTTGCTGATATATCTGTGCCAG GTTCAATAGACCATATAAAAGTGCAGGGTGAAATTTTGGAGGGTCTTGTGGCTCGTATTGTTGGTCATGAGAGCTCAAAGCACATGGAGGAGGTATTGAGAGAATATCCTCCTCCACCAGTTGAGGGAG CTGGCCTTGACCTGGGGCCAAGTCTAAGGGAAATCTGTGCTGCAAATAGGTCAGATGAAAAACAG CAAATAAAAGCCCTCCTTCAGAGTGTTGGCTCTTCATTTTGCCCTAACTTTTCAGACTGGTTTGGGGTTGAATCTGGTGATAGTCATTCAAAAAATGCCGACAGATCTGTTGTCTCAAAATTTTTACAAGCTCACCCTTCTGATTTTTCTACCACAAAGTTGCAG GAAATGATTCGTTTGATGAGAGAAAGGCGTTTACCAGCTGCTTTTAAATGCTATCATAACTTCCACAAAATCGGTTCTGTATCTGTTGACAATCTTTTCTATAAATTGGTCATTCATGTCCACAGTGACTCTGCTTTTCGGCGATATCAAAAAGAGATGAG GTACAAGCCGGGATTATGGCCATTATACCGAG GGTTTTTTGTTGACATTAACTTATTCAAGGCTAATAAGGAGAGAGCTgctgaaattgcaaaaaacaacaacatagaTGGAAATGTTAATGATAGAGCAAAAGATGGTTTAGCTGATGATGATGCAAATTTGATGATCAAACTGAAATTTCTTACATACAAG TTGAGAACCTTTTTGATCCGCAATGGCTTGTCAACTCTTTTCAAGGATGGCCCATCTGCCTACAAGGCATACTATCTAAG GCAGATGAAAATCTGGGGAACTTCAGCAGGAAAACAGCAAGAACTCAGCAAGATGCTAGATGAATG GGCTGTACACATACGAAGAAAATGTGGAAAGAAGCAGTTGTCATCTTCAATATACCTGACTGAGGCTGAATCTTTCCTTGAACAATACGCAAGTCGAAGTCCAGAGAACCAAGTTTTGATAGGATCTGCTGGAAGCTTTGTTAGGGCGGAAGATTTCATGGCCATCATAGAAGGAGGTAGGGACGAAGAGGGTGATCTTGAGATGGATAAGGAGGTGGTGTCCCCAAGTCCTATTTCCTCATTCAAGGAAACTGTTCAAAAGGATAAGGGTTTGATTGTCTTCTTTCCAG GAATTCCAGGATGCGCTAAGTCTGTACTTTGCAAGGAATTACTAAATGCCCCTGGAGGTCTTGGAGATGATCGCCCGGTTCATAGTTTGATGGGTGACCTTATTAAAG GAAAGTACTGGCAGAAGATTGCTGATGAGCGGCGGAAAAAACCATACTCTGTAATACTTGCAGACAAAAATGCACCCAATGAAGAGGTTTGGAGACAG ATCGAAGGCATGTGCCGGAGCACCCAAGCCTCTGCTGTTCCGGTCATACCTGATTCAGAAG GGACGGATTCAAATCCATTTTCTCTTGATGCATTAGCTGTTTTCATGTTCCGTGTACTTCAACGTGTTAATCATCCG GGGAATTTGGACAAATCATCTCCAAATGCTGGTTTTGTGCTGCTTATGTTTTATCACCTTTATGATGGCAAG AACCGCACAGAGTTTGAGAGTGAACTAATAGAACGTTTTGGCTCTCTTGTCAAGATGCCATTGCTGAGACCAGATAG GAGTTCTCTGCCAGATCCAGTGAGATTGATTCTAGAAGAGGGGATAAATTTATACAGACTGCATACTAATGCACATGGAAG ATTGGAATCCACCAAGGGTTCATATGGAAAGGAGTGGGTTAAGTGGGAGAAACAATTGCGTGAGGTTTTAATTGGTAGTGCTGAGCACCTGAATTCCATTCAG GTTCCATTTGAGTCTGCAGTAAAGCAAGTGTCAGAACAGCTACAGAATATCATCAAGGGAGAATACACTCCACCGAGCACAGAGATGAGGAAACTTGGCACAATTATTTTTGCTGCTGTCAGTTTGCCTGCTACAGAAATCTCCAGTCTCCTAGATAAG TTGGTTGAGAACAACCCCAAGGTCAAAAGCTTTCTCAAGGACAAGGACATGGAACACAACTTGAAGAAGGCTCATCTCACTCTTGCCCACAAGCGAAGTCATGGCGTTACGGCTGTAGCTAGATATGGGCATTTACTCCATCAGAAGGTCCCTGTGGAATTGACTGCCCTTCTTTTCACTGATGAAATGGCTGCTCTAGAAGCGGAAGTTGGTTCTGTTGATGGCGAAAAAGTTATACCCAAAAATGAGTGGCCGCATGTTACCTTATGGACTGGAGAGAAAATTGCGGCCAAGGAGGCGAACAGATTGCCTCAATTGCTTCTGGAGGGGAAAGCAATTCGTATTGAAATCAATCCACCCATCATCATATCTGGTGAACTAGAATTTTATTGA
- the LOC18106204 gene encoding tRNA ligase 1 isoform X2 produces the protein MFQEAWGTAAGKKQVEFNDFLEINRMCISMELVTAVLGDHGQRPREDYVVVTAVTELGNGKPKFYSTPEVIAFCRKWRLPTNHVWLFSTRKSVTSFFAAYDALCEEGLATTVCRALDEVADISVPGSIDHIKVQGEILEGLVARIVGHESSKHMEEVLREYPPPPVEGAGLDLGPSLREICAANRSDEKQQIKALLQSVGSSFCPNFSDWFGVESGDSHSKNADRSVVSKFLQAHPSDFSTTKLQEMIRLMRERRLPAAFKCYHNFHKIGSVSVDNLFYKLVIHVHSDSAFRRYQKEMRYKPGLWPLYRGFFVDINLFKANKERAAEIAKNNNIDGNVNDRAKDGLADDDANLMIKLKFLTYKLRTFLIRNGLSTLFKDGPSAYKAYYLRQMKIWGTSAGKQQELSKMLDEWAVHIRRKCGKKQLSSSIYLTEAESFLEQYASRSPENQVLIGSAGSFVRAEDFMAIIEGGRDEEGDLEMDKEVVSPSPISSFKETVQKDKGLIVFFPGIPGCAKSVLCKELLNAPGGLGDDRPVHSLMGDLIKGKYWQKIADERRKKPYSVILADKNAPNEEVWRQIEGMCRSTQASAVPVIPDSEGTDSNPFSLDALAVFMFRVLQRVNHPGNLDKSSPNAGFVLLMFYHLYDGKNRTEFESELIERFGSLVKMPLLRPDRSSLPDPVRLILEEGINLYRLHTNAHGRLESTKGSYGKEWVKWEKQLREVLIGSAEHLNSIQVPFESAVKQVSEQLQNIIKGEYTPPSTEMRKLGTIIFAAVSLPATEISSLLDKLVENNPKVKSFLKDKDMEHNLKKAHLTLAHKRSHGVTAVARYGHLLHQKVPVELTALLFTDEMAALEAEVGSVDGEKVIPKNEWPHVTLWTGEKIAAKEANRLPQLLLEGKAIRIEINPPIIISGELEFY, from the exons ATGTTTCAAGAGGCATGGGGAACTGCAGCTGGAAAGAAGCAAGTGGAGTTCAATGATTTTCTTGAG ATAAACCGCATGTGCATATCAATGGAACTAGTTACTGCTGTTCTAGGAGACCATGGGCAACGCCCTCGAGAAGATTATG TGGTGGTGACGGCAGTCACAGAACTGGGCAATGGAAAGCCAAAGTTCTACTCAACTCCTGAAGTGATTGCCTTTTGTCGGAAATGGCGCCTTCCAACAAATCATGTTTGGTTGTTCTCAACAAG GAAATCAGTGACATCCTTTTTTGCGGCCTATGATGCATTGTGTGAGGAAGGATTGGCAACAACTGTATGTAGGGCTCTTGATGAAGTTGCTGATATATCTGTGCCAG GTTCAATAGACCATATAAAAGTGCAGGGTGAAATTTTGGAGGGTCTTGTGGCTCGTATTGTTGGTCATGAGAGCTCAAAGCACATGGAGGAGGTATTGAGAGAATATCCTCCTCCACCAGTTGAGGGAG CTGGCCTTGACCTGGGGCCAAGTCTAAGGGAAATCTGTGCTGCAAATAGGTCAGATGAAAAACAG CAAATAAAAGCCCTCCTTCAGAGTGTTGGCTCTTCATTTTGCCCTAACTTTTCAGACTGGTTTGGGGTTGAATCTGGTGATAGTCATTCAAAAAATGCCGACAGATCTGTTGTCTCAAAATTTTTACAAGCTCACCCTTCTGATTTTTCTACCACAAAGTTGCAG GAAATGATTCGTTTGATGAGAGAAAGGCGTTTACCAGCTGCTTTTAAATGCTATCATAACTTCCACAAAATCGGTTCTGTATCTGTTGACAATCTTTTCTATAAATTGGTCATTCATGTCCACAGTGACTCTGCTTTTCGGCGATATCAAAAAGAGATGAG GTACAAGCCGGGATTATGGCCATTATACCGAG GGTTTTTTGTTGACATTAACTTATTCAAGGCTAATAAGGAGAGAGCTgctgaaattgcaaaaaacaacaacatagaTGGAAATGTTAATGATAGAGCAAAAGATGGTTTAGCTGATGATGATGCAAATTTGATGATCAAACTGAAATTTCTTACATACAAG TTGAGAACCTTTTTGATCCGCAATGGCTTGTCAACTCTTTTCAAGGATGGCCCATCTGCCTACAAGGCATACTATCTAAG GCAGATGAAAATCTGGGGAACTTCAGCAGGAAAACAGCAAGAACTCAGCAAGATGCTAGATGAATG GGCTGTACACATACGAAGAAAATGTGGAAAGAAGCAGTTGTCATCTTCAATATACCTGACTGAGGCTGAATCTTTCCTTGAACAATACGCAAGTCGAAGTCCAGAGAACCAAGTTTTGATAGGATCTGCTGGAAGCTTTGTTAGGGCGGAAGATTTCATGGCCATCATAGAAGGAGGTAGGGACGAAGAGGGTGATCTTGAGATGGATAAGGAGGTGGTGTCCCCAAGTCCTATTTCCTCATTCAAGGAAACTGTTCAAAAGGATAAGGGTTTGATTGTCTTCTTTCCAG GAATTCCAGGATGCGCTAAGTCTGTACTTTGCAAGGAATTACTAAATGCCCCTGGAGGTCTTGGAGATGATCGCCCGGTTCATAGTTTGATGGGTGACCTTATTAAAG GAAAGTACTGGCAGAAGATTGCTGATGAGCGGCGGAAAAAACCATACTCTGTAATACTTGCAGACAAAAATGCACCCAATGAAGAGGTTTGGAGACAG ATCGAAGGCATGTGCCGGAGCACCCAAGCCTCTGCTGTTCCGGTCATACCTGATTCAGAAG GGACGGATTCAAATCCATTTTCTCTTGATGCATTAGCTGTTTTCATGTTCCGTGTACTTCAACGTGTTAATCATCCG GGGAATTTGGACAAATCATCTCCAAATGCTGGTTTTGTGCTGCTTATGTTTTATCACCTTTATGATGGCAAG AACCGCACAGAGTTTGAGAGTGAACTAATAGAACGTTTTGGCTCTCTTGTCAAGATGCCATTGCTGAGACCAGATAG GAGTTCTCTGCCAGATCCAGTGAGATTGATTCTAGAAGAGGGGATAAATTTATACAGACTGCATACTAATGCACATGGAAG ATTGGAATCCACCAAGGGTTCATATGGAAAGGAGTGGGTTAAGTGGGAGAAACAATTGCGTGAGGTTTTAATTGGTAGTGCTGAGCACCTGAATTCCATTCAG GTTCCATTTGAGTCTGCAGTAAAGCAAGTGTCAGAACAGCTACAGAATATCATCAAGGGAGAATACACTCCACCGAGCACAGAGATGAGGAAACTTGGCACAATTATTTTTGCTGCTGTCAGTTTGCCTGCTACAGAAATCTCCAGTCTCCTAGATAAG TTGGTTGAGAACAACCCCAAGGTCAAAAGCTTTCTCAAGGACAAGGACATGGAACACAACTTGAAGAAGGCTCATCTCACTCTTGCCCACAAGCGAAGTCATGGCGTTACGGCTGTAGCTAGATATGGGCATTTACTCCATCAGAAGGTCCCTGTGGAATTGACTGCCCTTCTTTTCACTGATGAAATGGCTGCTCTAGAAGCGGAAGTTGGTTCTGTTGATGGCGAAAAAGTTATACCCAAAAATGAGTGGCCGCATGTTACCTTATGGACTGGAGAGAAAATTGCGGCCAAGGAGGCGAACAGATTGCCTCAATTGCTTCTGGAGGGGAAAGCAATTCGTATTGAAATCAATCCACCCATCATCATATCTGGTGAACTAGAATTTTATTGA